The DNA window TTCTTGTAGAATGGCTAATGCATGTATTAGTTATTGAAGTTTCAGAATTCTCAGGgcatgtatttttttttgtttgttaacCTTTAATTCTAAAGAATAGTTTCAAAAATGTGAAAATTAGGCAGCCTTTGAGCCTTCTCTGTCTCTTTGTCTTTACATGCGTCAATTATTTAGGTTAGGTTTATGAATTTAAAAGTTGATTTTTCCTCTAGGAGCAATGGAAGAACACTGCTCCGGCCTCTAAGCGAAAGGACAGGCCTCAGACTGAAGATGAGGAGGGTGGtgagaggaggaggagaaaaggaggaaaaagaagaaagaaggaaaagaagtcACGGCATGGATCTGAAGAACCGTTAGCAGATGCTGATGATCAGGAAGAAATAGATGATGAAGATTCCAATGTAAACTTGAAAGAGCCTCATTATCAAGTTGATCACGTTGACCAAGCAGAAAATAATCCTCAGGATCTTCTTGCAGCAGCAGGTCTTGATGATTCTGATGCAGAGGATGATGCCGTAAGTCCCTCcctcctccctctctctcttctctctctcgcTGTGTGTTTGCATAACATAAACTTGTACATAAAACAAAcaagcatgcaattaagcagTTTTTGGTGGCATATGTTATTTTTTACCCCTCTTTGGCAGATTGGAGAATATTCTTCTCTAATTATCTCAAAAGTATTCTACATTGATTCTTTAACTCGTGACTTTATGACCAAGAACTGGGAGACTTGCCAGATTGATAAATGTAGCTTTATTTTATAGTATACCACTGCTACTAACATCTTTCCATTTAAACGCGATTGCTGCTTTGCTCTTTTGTGTGCTTATCACATCTGTCCACTGACATGTGATCTTGTTGTGTTGATTAATACTCAATTTCGTGATTGGAAGTCTTGTATGTCGAAAATGATGCTAAATTTTTTATGAAATCTGTTCCCCCTGTCACCACATCTAATGTAAAGACAGTCATAGACTTGTGTATCTTAGGTCTTCTCTTTTTGTGGTTTGATATCTTTTTCCTTCATAAAGGTTGCCCCTACATCTAATACAAACCGACAGAGGCAAGCATGGTCAGAGTCAGAGGAAGATGAATCATTCCAGATGCAGGCAGTGTCTGATCATGCTGTTGGGGTACCAGATAGTGATGCAGAAGCTGGAGGTCATGATGAAAGGCTGCATGGTGACGTTTCTGTTGATGATGAATAATGAGATCAACCCTTGCGTTAAAGTCTCTGTTTATCATGAAATCTGAAGACAAGGTTGGCGCGTCCTTTCATTTTCAGAACCAGGTAGAACTGATCTTTCTTTCTAATGCTTTGCGAGTCGGGTACCCTTGCAGATATAAGATGGCCTCTCAAAGCTTGTAATTTTGTTGTTCTGAAGGTCCCTATTCTTTAACATTGTTGATGAGCCATGATGTCTAAAGTTACTTGAGACTTCTTCTTATTTAGAAAACATAGTAACATATTGTAAATATGTGGGTTCatagactctttttttttttttgtgccccTTTTTGGGTGTCTGTATGTCCTATTTTCTACAGAAACACGAGAATGGTACAAGCCAATGAGCAAGAAAATATGATGGCATGTAGTTCAGTAGTTAAAACTGTGAGATTGGTCCAGGTATCTTTCTAGTACCCCATGTTGCCATAGACTTTAGGCTTTTAGTCTTGCAATGCCGTTGATTAAGACAGGAACAGATCTCCAATGGTCAACCGACTGTGCTTGCCTATTTACCATAGCGAAATATGGTTTGTGGTGTAAAATGTGTTTTGTGGTCTTCTTGGTAGTCTGTTGCTGTTTAAGTATATTATAGGTATGGATAAATGTCTGCATAGATTATTCAGTGACACGCACATCTACACGTATGTTGTTGCTGTTTCAAAATtgttttgttcttgatgatgtcaATAATAGTTGAAGAGTGTACACATTTTGAAATATCAAGTTTTCACCTTTGTTCCCGTAATGGGAGATTTTCACCAGTACTCCTTTCCGATTGTCGGTGATCCATCGCTATCAACTGGGCCGGAGGTAGGTTAACTCATTAATAAGGAAAAGTTTTTTGAGTGATTGTTCATCATCCTCTTCTCCACTCCATTCCCAACTCTTCCCGAaggtcctctttttttttttttttttttttacccccCGCCTCTTAAGTGTTATACTTGTATCAACGTGGTTAAATCAACGTAAAATTGGAGCGGGAGAAAAATAATGTAGTTCTTGGAGCCGGAATAAGTTAGTACTTGCCGGGCATTAAAGTTTCAGCATCGTCAAAACGATTCGAGCAATTAAGAATGATTCGCTGGTCGTTTGGAGCTTTAGATTCATCCATCTGATCAGGATAAATAAGCGTCACATCTTTGGCATGACAATTATGACGGGGTATACCGGCAGCCACAGACTTTGGCCTGTTTTTGTTTTCAACAGTAGGCAGGACGAGAGAGTATGACTCGGTTCCTCCGTTCTTGTCTCTATTCTGTCTCTCGGTGCGCTGGTTGGTTTTGAAATGTCGTATTCTTAGGAAGGTGCTCCTTCAGTTTTCAGCGTTTTCCACTGCCACACAACAAAAGTAGGCTTATTACTCGACCTCTTCTCATTGCTTCCCAAAAAGCCAACATGGGTGAGAGAGAGGGTGAAAAAAATAGGGGAGAATGAAATGGGTGTGAAATTGCTCTTTTGGCAGGGAGGATGCATCCCCTTTATAGGCCTAGCATCAGCCCAAAACTGAAAACCAAGTCATAATGCTAACTAAatgctagttttttttttttaaattacattTTGTACGAAGTGTAATAGTAGTTTTGTGATGCTCTTGCCCCATAAAAGGATAGAAAGTTTATGTTTTCTTATCAATTAATTATGCTTTGTTGTTCTCGCTGGCTttagattttgtaaaatatgattATGAAAAGTGATTATAGAGAATAATTAGAATCAGTAAAAAGCTACTCTTTAGTTGATTATgtattttaacttttttgatTATTAAAAGATAGACTAGTATATAATCTATATACAAAAGCAAACGAATatattacaaaaattaattatttaaaatcaaaatttataatcaTATGAAATAATTAATCGAGAACAAGCTGCAAACTGATTTGAACTTGCTAACACGTCCCTTGCTTTTTCTGCTTGCTTTTGTCATATGGtatatcatttttatttttattttggagtATGTTTCTTTTAAGAGTAAAACCGATCTTGAGGGTATGGAATTAGTCTTGTATAAGCGATGAATGAAAGTACTTAGAATCTAAGGGCCGTTTATTTAAGAAGGGAAGTTGGAGGATGACAACTTTTGAGTGATGAATCCTTCAAGTTGACCACCAAATTAGACTCTGATCACAGTTTAATCAATGCAAGACAGAGAGAAGAAGGGAAACATAAAAAGAACAGAAAAGAAGAGGGGCCCAAAAGTGTGAGGGAGATGCACAGTTAGGAGTCAGTTTATGGGGTGATTGGGCAGACAGTGGCACTGTTGAGTCAGTCGGAAGGTGGTGGTGGTATCCGTAGCTGCTGAGTGCCTGAGCCTGCAAAGTGTACGGCAGAAAAATAGGTACTGAATGATTTATCGTGTGTGTGGGTGTGGGTGTTGCGTTAAAAGCCTGCAAAAGAGTCTGAACTCTTGAAAGAAAGAACTTCATACTTCTCTCATTGACATAGAAGACGGATTCTTCATCATTCATGGAATAGTAGCAGAGAGAGCATCTTACATTTCAAAACTCTGTCCTTCCCACCTGCTTCAGCCATCAAGTATCTGACGCTTTCTCAGTTCTCAGACaccccctccctccctccctcctcTTACAGTCAGTCTACAGACTGCCCTTTTGCCACAGTATTGTTATGTGACACAGAACACTGCTCAATTCGCTCCATTCTCCGTAATGTGTACATCCTACTACAAAATCCTATCAACCTGCTCTTCCAAGTAAAAAATCTATGTGGATTCCAATTTTAGCTACTACTGCTACTCTACTTATACACCTAACGAACGAGCTGATCTTTGATTTGGGctgtgcaaaataaaaaaaaaaaaaaaaatgttagaaTTGTCTGCATATCTGTgatgtaaacaaataaattctAGTCAAATAATTgttgctatccaaacacaccaATGCATGTTAAAGATACGTTTTCTAGCATTATTGATTCATCTCAAGTTGCATTAGTTGTATGCCAAAGTGTTGGAGAAGATATATTTCAACACGCTATGCATATTTATCTCAAAATTCCATAAACCAAAGCAGTCAATTGTAATAATTAGATCCAGGCAGGcttcaaagttcttaaaagaaaagaaaaggcttCAGAACACTTGCTTGAGTTTTTCAATTCATCCAGCCCCACACAGACTAACATTCATTTGTTTTTTTACTTGTACCGGATGTCCCTCCCAATTGAAATTATACATCACACCTAAATGCTACGTACGTACTACTATTCCCAGATCACATGCAGTCGCTGTTCTTGTCCTATCGGAAAATACTTCTTCAGCcataaaaccaaaaaattccTTTGTTATTAGACCCGTtttgattgctatttttaggaaattttcaaaaaaaaaaaaatatttctataacgatttgatgtatttaaaataaaaagtgattaaaaatatattcataAAAAGTGTAAAAAATTTCCAGTAGAAAACTACAATCCCGATTTTATTAATCTGtttaaagaataagaaaatgtACTCTGAGAAATTAATAAATATCTTCTGGCACATATAATAAAACTACTTGAAGCCAATAAGATAGAAATGtacaaaattttcatttcataCCACGACAAGTGACAATTAAAGAATCGAATCAAAGAACTAAATAAAATAGCCATATTTTTTAAGCTAGGGGGCCGGAAAAAATAGCAAGGTATTTTCCCCCCCCCTGGGAGCAATTCATAACAATTTTTTATGGGACACCTCATCATGAAGAATGACAAAAGTTCAGGCGGAGCACGAGCACTTGTAATGGGTCAATTTGGCGGCAACATAATTTTAgcggttgaaaaaaaaaaaatgctaataGTTAGTTTTTGCGGACAGGATTCACATATTGAGGCGGATTTTGTCGTCGGTGCTGCACGTATTACTTTGTCCTAACTTGTACTACTACTATTAAATATTACTATATAAACTTTAAACTGTTAAAACAAAACGATAGCTTAATTAAAATCTTTTGATAAAACTCATAAGTATTTATTTACATCTTAATATATAGAATCTAGAAACCAGAGAACTGTCATTGTCTATAAACTATAATCATATTTAGTTCATTGTGTAATCATGCAAAGGATATATAGTTCACTCCATTAGGCACAGTGAAGCCAAAGTCCTTGAATCACCACTCtttccaaaacaaaacaaaacaaaaaaaaagagaatttttaAATGATCAaagtcaaaatatatatatcttcTAAGATGCCTAATACTTGCTAGTACAATAATGTAGCTGCCACTTTTTGCATTCCAATTTATACTTCGCCATCTCCCATTAAACTTCACTATCTGTATCTGGATACAACttggattgccattttttttttttttttcaaaaaatttttacgtttttcatgaactcatttttcaatcaccatTTTATTATAcatagattaattttttttaccaaaaatcccagtaaatagcaatccaaacgaaCTCTTAGTTACATCGAACTCTTCCACAATGACCAATTTTGTTCGAGATCCATTTTAACTTAATTTGTTAGCAATAATTTGAACATACCACATTTACTCAAGTCTTGATCTGGATTTATTTAAGTATTTGACCATTcatgaaatttaaaactttGAGCTAAACATTCAATGTCAAGAAATTTTATCAGCTGATCAATTTGATTCTCCAAAATATGCCCAATTTGAATATTCTCTTGCAAGGGATCTCAAGCAATATGAAGCATCTTTACTCTCCTTCTTCCTCTCCATTAATGGAGTAGAAGGGATTTGATTCTTGACCATTAAAACGGCTTCTTTTCTTGTGTAGAATTACGCACCGACTTGATATCTGCCGACTATTCCAACGCGTATAAATGAGACACTACACAGGTTTGGTTTTCCTTCACCTCCATTTAAGGCACTACTCATCCTACAAAACCTTGCACCGTTTTCTTTGGCTGAGGGCATCAACATAAAAGCTAAAATCAATTTAATACAGCCAAAGACTCAAAGAAGACAGCCCCCCTCCAATTTGCCAGAAAAGGGTTAGTTGCAATTTGAACACCTGAACTATGTATGGTAGGTACCCTGCAGTATTGATAGGTAGAGCTTTGCTCAAATTGATTAGAAGTCCATGAATTTTGATAGCaatttttgaatggaaaaaatGTAGATACCTACCCCTAACCGAATAAGAGCAGTTCAGCGGGTCAAGGGAACTAAAGTATTTTCACTTGGAAAAAGTTCTTTGAATTTCAATTACTACTTTGAGTAACATGTCAAAAATTGACAAATAGTGTATAAAGTGGTAAGACTAGAGATCAGGAGCCTTGCAAGTTTTAGTTCAGATCAATTTGCCCGTAAAATATAAACGAGTGGCAGAGATACCATGTAAATAAATAGATAGATGTTGATAGGGTGTAATAAATTGAAGAACCATTTCATCCTCAACCCGAACTTGTGAGGCCGCGCGCGATCATAAAACTGGTAGGTTAGGGGGCAAATATGCACGGACAAATGTTCAGAAGGGCATGTCGCGACTAAACCCTTAAAACCACACCTAGCAAGATCGCAAAAGCCAAATGTGGGCACTGGGGTCCCCTATTACCACTATTTTGCTACAGTAACCAAAAGCTCTTCCAGAGACCGGAGCTGAGCTAGTAGTGTCTGAAAGCAACAGCATGGAAAAGCAGCAGATTATTGAGTCCACCTGCGAATGAGACATAAAAGCATGTGGCAACACCCCAGACGCTTGCATACCAAAATCAAACATCCAGACATGCAATACTTGAAGaaaattttacatgtttaaaaGAAGTATGGGGGAGATGCAGAATAGAGATAACTACTAATACTAGATTGCAATACTCATATTACTTGGGAATAAAAGTTCAGTACAAAGTTGCAAATTGAAAAAGTAACAGTTCTCAGACCTCAACTACATATCTGTGTACAAAAAGGTGGAACATATAATTCACCAACCCCACCACCATTTTAAGTACTTTTTGGCCTTTTGATTCAGAAATCCACTATTCAGACCTCATTTTTTCTGCAAAACCAAAGTGCAGATAAGAGGGGGTCAAAAGAGAATGTGGTCATCAAGAAATAGATGGTACTAATACTACCATTACTTGCCAGCGCAGGAGCGGTCAGTACTCCAAAAGTAATACTACTACTTACTAAAAGTGGTACTACTGCTAATTAAAGAAACTGCAGCTAGCTAGCATGGTAAGTTCAATTATTTCATGATGTACCATTTCGGGTCATGAAGAAGTCATGATGTGAAGAAGCGTTTGGCATGGAAATTGAAAGCTGGATTTTTGACAGTTTATGATCATGATGATCATTATTATCAAGCCAGCATGAATCTTTGTTATCCTTGGGAGGCCATTCATCGAAGAAACGGTGCATTACTCTCTTGTTCTGATGGTCATCTCTATCCCCTAATCCATAGTATTGCTGCTGGCTAGCTTGCTTTTGTTGTCTAGAAGTAGTGTTGTAGTCGTTGTCATGATTAAGGCTTTGAAGTTGCAAGTAAGAAGAGTGGCCTCCGTTGCTAACTGAGTAAGAGGACCTCTGCTTCAGATGGCTGCCTGAAGGCGAACCCATCGTCAGAGGTGCTAGTTGCCAAGAAGAAGTTCCATCATGATCTACTACTGATGAACCGCCTGAAAGATTCCTCACTGTCCCTGAAGCTTCACAGAAAAATGCATGCTCATCCACTTCCTCTTTCCCTCCTTGACCGTAGCTGCTAATCGTTAtatgtttttgttttgatttcaaaaAGATAGCAGCATTTATTTAGTCAAGAACATTATTATTAAATATGAAGTAATAGAGTGCTTGTTCAAAGAAAACTAGGATTAAATACCTGTAGCCTTTGCTTGCTTGAGAATAAGGGCCAGAACCTAGAAAATAGTTGGTGGAGTTTTCTTCAGATGAAATACGATCATGACTAGTCCCTGGAGGTCTAACGCAGGATGAATGGGGATACAGCAAAGGATGATGAAGAGCATAGCCGGGTTGGTTGATACCAGTGCCATggttgtggtggtggtggtggtggtggggtTGGGATTCGGAAGAAGTAGCTAATGAGGTGAGACAAGAGAAAGAGTGATGAGAGGTGGGACTAGAGGGTGATGGGGGGTGGTTCTTGGAAATTGATGTAATGGGTATTGCTGTTGGTGGAGTGGCTGTGGATGATGTGTTGTTATTTGAGATAGAAGATGGTGATATTATTGGGGGTGGTGGGATTGGTGTGGTGATAAGTTGTTGTTCCACAGGCTTTCTTGAACGGTTTCTGCCTCTGTGCATGTGCCTCTCGCAGTACTTGGAATCGGGGTAGGCTTCTTTCGAGCACCTCCACTTCTTCCCGTCTGTTCTGCGGCACCTTCCTGGCTCTGGGTCTATTTTCCTCCCGAAACCCATCTGGAAACATGAGTTCCAACCCACTGCACGAAGAAGTTATTATGAAACCCGACAAGTTATGAAaccaagaaaatggaaaagtttttaactttttttttggttgttatTTATTAATTGTTTCTTACGTACGTTGGGGCTGGTGGAAGAGGAGTTTGGAGGAGAGGGAAGAATCCAAGCTTCTTCTGACCGTGTAAAGAAGATCAGGAGGAACGGGCGTCCCAGAAACCATGTACTTGAAGATGAGAGCTTGGTGTTCAAGTTCTTGCCACTGGGATGCAGTGAAAGGGAACCTGCTGCTGCTCCTTGCACTAGTTGTAGCACTCATCATTAAAACAAGCAAGACaggagaaaatcaagaaaactaCAACACTCTTTCCTATTCCTTGGCTTCAAGACTTGAGGAAGAAAACTACTACCTCTGTATTTTATTTAGTCTCTCTCTTTAGAGTTAGAGGCGCTTGGGAAGGAAAGAGGGTGTAGGGTTGGCGTATTTGGGTCATAGTTGTTGTAGTAGTACCTGGGTAGTAGTGAGGGGAGTGAGAGGAGGGCGTAGTAGGTATATTTATTTCAGGGACCATTCGGGCTGCAGAATCTTCTGTACATGGATAAAACTAATGGTTCTGATTAATATTGCTGTTGCTGCCACACCTCTCACCACGTTCCTCTCTATCTATGACACATACACACACTCTCACACAGTATTACTACTGACTggtgcagcagcagcagcagcagcagcagcagcagcagcagcagtgtccctctctctctctctctctctctctcctgaaCGTGTACTGTGCACATATTATGACTGCACCTCTCTGTTGCATCTGCTGCTACTGCTGCAACTATGCTGCCTTTATGGCAGCTCTTGTCTCTGACAACTATACGGAAATCCATAAACTAAAGAAGCGGTccttggtttcttttttttttcttttttttttcctcttttgtcgTGGCTGGGGGTCTTCTCCTCTTGTTAATAATATAATGACTTTTAATGTTGAGTGGTAAAAGGAAAAGGGCTCTCAAGAGTTGCAAGTAGTAATCCTGCTAAGGATGATGGCCGGCCCAACTAAAAGGTGAAAATCAAATGGTTATGGTTATCATGGTAATTGTAATACTACTAGGAGTAAGTAgtatcaaaaataaaataaaattatgaattatttttgttttgttttttggtgTAAGCTTTATAAGAGTTGGTGACTGAAGAACACAACAGTAGTGTGGCTGGATCATGAGAAGATTGTACGGGTTTTTGAAATGTTACCGCTGCCTCCTCTCTGCCCTCTCTTCTTGCTTTAACTTTTCTTCTCCGTCTCTGTTACTTTACCTGTACCATACTCCCCCCCCCCTCCTCCACTATTACTATTCCTACTACAGTATTTCCTATTGACCTTTCTCAGTACACAGATAGATAGATAGATGGGTGATTCTTTTGATCCACCTGCTGAAAGTTTGCATTCCTGCTGCACTATTTACACAGCAACATAGCAGAGTGGCAAGTGACTAGGTCAAAGTACATGCAAGTAATAATTTGTAGTAggattggatttggattttacaCATCTGATCTCAGACacaaatatcatttgcttgttcaagtgattttcttttttgttgctTTGGCTTTTGGTGCGTTGTTTGTTTGATACTACTATTATAGTAGTAGTATTTGATTAAATCCATttttagattttcttttcttttcttttcttttcttttctctccagaGCATATCTTCTCTCCAGGGCATCTATCTGGCAATGACTGGCCTATTCTAGCATATGCTCACCCTATTCATTCAGTACTAAGAGTTTGATTCTAGTAATAACTTTTTGCCAACTTTTCTTCCCTCAAAAACTATACGACAAATTGTTACAATTTGGCAATTTGgcaagtagtagtagtagtagacTAGTAGTATTGTCTCACAAGTCCCCTCCCCTCCGTGGCCATGTTTCTTGTGCTGCACAAAGGGGTTAGTTAAAAATTTTTACTTACCTTTTTTACGGTCACTTTTTAACTTACCAGAATGGTACTAGTAACTACTCCTATTGTCACTCTTGCAATCTAATACCTTTCCTCTGAATGCATCTTACTTTTCGTCCATTAAAGTTTTCGTTAACTCGAGACAACAATGCAAGAATCTcaggcttctttttttttcttttctagtttTGGCTTACGAGCAGCAGCGTTGCTCCAAAAGACCCAGAGCCAGAGACTCCTACTCTACAAGAGCATATGTTCCTTAACCTCAAAGTACACCCAAATGTATTCCATTTTATTGGCTATCATCCTCAGATCCATCATCAACCTTGTATACAAAAAAGTCTCTGCTGCGACTCAGGATTGTTCCCATAATTCAAGGGCCAAATGTGGTTCCAGGGCTATGTCTACTGTCTACTCCACATTGCAGGCCCCAACTTGCACTGGTAAGGTAAAGGCCAGAAGTTGCCGAGGACTCAGCAGATGCATTTCCTCCGTAAAATTTCCTTGTCGAATTGCCTTAAAGCATTAGTTGGCAAAGTACACCGCATTCATAAATGCCACAACACTCCAAAAACTGATTTCTATCATGGCCATGGCTGTTCTGACCAGCACCCTCTGACTCACTGCCACTCCCCTCTCAGAGCCCTGAGGCAGGCTTCCTCTCTTACGTATTGGTGTGTGAAAGAAAAGCACCTGCTGCAACCATGCTGTGCTCCTCAGATAATGGTTAAAAATGCTGTTGCATTGGACCTCTTTCGGCACCTGCCTCTGCACTGGAATCATTTGTACCATTTCTGGGTCCTCTTCCCGTACCAGCAAGAAAGTTTTTGACCGATCTTGCTAAATAAATAAAGCGCAAGCTAAACATCAAGCAGCTACCCCACTTTTAGCTCAGCAGATGGTATAAATATAATCAATCAGCTCCCCGATTCttccgaaaaagaaaaaaatggcaGAGCAATATATATAGTCTCAATCATATCTTGCTAAGACACAGAATTGTCTAACATGACAATCAA is part of the Coffea eugenioides isolate CCC68of chromosome 6, Ceug_1.0, whole genome shotgun sequence genome and encodes:
- the LOC113775562 gene encoding growth-regulating factor 5; the encoded protein is MMSATTSARSSSRFPFTASQWQELEHQALIFKYMVSGTPVPPDLLYTVRRSLDSSLSSKLLFHQPQLGWNSCFQMGFGRKIDPEPGRCRRTDGKKWRCSKEAYPDSKYCERHMHRGRNRSRKPVEQQLITTPIPPPPIISPSSISNNNTSSTATPPTAIPITSISKNHPPSPSSPTSHHSFSCLTSLATSSESQPHHHHHHHNHGTGINQPGYALHHPLLYPHSSCVRPPGTSHDRISSEENSTNYFLGSGPYSQASKGYSSYGQGGKEEVDEHAFFCEASGTVRNLSGGSSVVDHDGTSSWQLAPLTMGSPSGSHLKQRSSYSVSNGGHSSYLQLQSLNHDNDYNTTSRQQKQASQQQYYGLGDRDDHQNKRVMHRFFDEWPPKDNKDSCWLDNNDHHDHKLSKIQLSISMPNASSHHDFFMTRNEKMRSE